The following proteins are co-located in the Pseudomonas synxantha genome:
- the miaB gene encoding tRNA (N6-isopentenyl adenosine(37)-C2)-methylthiotransferase MiaB produces MAKKLYIETHGCQMNEYDSSRMVDLLGEHQALEVTARAEDADVILLNTCSIRERAQDRVYSQLGRWRELKLANPDMVIAVGGCVASQEGAAIRDRAPYVDVVFGPQTLHRLPDMIDAARITKLPQVDVSFPEIEKFDHLPEPRIDGPSAYVSVMEGCSKYCTFCVVPYTRGEEVSRPFDDVLSEIIHLAENGVREVTLLGQNVNGYRGLTHDGRLADLAELIRVVAAVDGIERIRYTTSHPLEFSDSLIQAHAEVPELVKHLHLPVQSGSDRILSAMKRNHTALEYKSKLRKLRAAVPGICISSDFIVGFPGETEKDFQQTMKLIEDVGFDFSYSFVYSQRPGTPAADLLDETPEALKKERLNALQHRLNQQGFEISRQMVGSIQRILVTDYSKKDPGELQGRTENNRIVNFRCDDPTLIGQFADVHIDAAQPHSLRGSLIN; encoded by the coding sequence ATGGCCAAGAAGCTTTATATCGAAACCCACGGTTGCCAGATGAACGAGTACGACAGCTCGCGCATGGTCGACCTGCTGGGCGAACACCAGGCCCTGGAAGTCACCGCCCGCGCCGAAGATGCCGACGTGATCCTGCTCAATACCTGCTCGATCCGCGAGCGGGCCCAGGACCGTGTGTACTCCCAGCTGGGCCGCTGGCGCGAATTGAAACTGGCCAACCCGGACATGGTGATCGCCGTCGGCGGTTGCGTGGCCAGCCAGGAAGGCGCTGCGATCCGCGATCGTGCGCCCTATGTCGACGTGGTCTTCGGCCCGCAAACCCTGCACCGCCTGCCTGACATGATCGACGCCGCACGCATCACCAAGCTGCCCCAGGTGGACGTTTCGTTCCCGGAGATCGAGAAATTCGACCATCTGCCCGAACCGCGCATCGACGGGCCGAGCGCCTACGTGTCGGTGATGGAAGGCTGCAGCAAGTACTGCACCTTCTGTGTGGTGCCCTACACCCGCGGTGAAGAAGTCAGCCGGCCGTTTGACGACGTACTGTCGGAAATCATCCACCTGGCTGAAAACGGCGTGCGTGAAGTGACCCTGCTGGGCCAGAACGTCAACGGCTACCGTGGCCTGACCCACGACGGGCGCCTGGCCGACCTGGCGGAGCTGATCCGCGTGGTCGCCGCCGTCGATGGCATCGAGCGCATCCGCTACACCACCTCGCACCCGCTGGAGTTTTCCGACAGCCTGATCCAGGCCCACGCCGAAGTGCCGGAATTGGTCAAGCACCTGCACTTGCCGGTGCAATCGGGCTCGGACCGCATCCTGTCGGCGATGAAGCGCAACCACACGGCGCTGGAATACAAATCCAAGCTGCGCAAGTTGCGCGCCGCAGTACCGGGCATTTGCATCAGTTCGGACTTTATCGTTGGTTTCCCGGGCGAAACCGAGAAAGATTTCCAACAGACCATGAAGTTGATCGAGGACGTCGGTTTCGACTTCTCCTACTCGTTTGTTTACAGCCAACGCCCAGGTACACCTGCCGCGGACCTACTGGATGAAACCCCGGAAGCGCTGAAAAAGGAGCGTTTGAACGCGCTGCAACATCGCCTCAACCAACAGGGTTTCGAGATCAGCCGACAAATGGTCGGTTCGATCCAGCGCATCCTGGTTACGGATTACTCGAAAAAGGACCCGGGTGAATTGCAGGGCCGTACCGAGAACAACCGCATCGTCAACTTCCGTTGCGATGACCCCACCCTGATCGGCCAGTTTGCCGATGTGCATATCGATGCGGCGCAGCCACACTCGTTGCGCGGCTCGCTGATCAACTGA